A section of the Devosia rhizoryzae genome encodes:
- a CDS encoding ABC transporter ATP-binding protein, with protein MPDRLELSGITKRFPGVLANDNVSFSVKPGEIHALLGENGAGKSTLVKMIYGIMQPDAGEIRWNGAPVVVPNPKAARKLGIGMVFQHFSLFEALTVLENIALGMDSKIPSRELEARVCAVMNQYGLALDPHRTVATLSVGERQRIEIVRALLLEPQLLIMDEPTSVLTPQEVVQLFTVLRKLAAEGCSILYISHKLHEIKALCDTATILRGGKLVDTCDPKQETSRSMAEKMIGTGLKDIVKAEGRAFGPPKLVVSQLSTVKAGHFDVPVDGVSFTVRAGEILGIAGVAGNGQNALLDALSGEIRGDDREAITIDGLGIGMMDTTERRRNGLCAVPEERNGHAAVGEFSLSDNSVLTARDRLGMVVMGLINSGAAKTYTGKVIADFAVKALGPASMAGSLSGGNLQKYIMGREILQKPSVLVVSQPTWGVDAGAAAAIHQALVDLAAAGSAIVVISQDLDELRALSDTLAVINMGRLSPARPVKDVSVEEIGLLMGGVHGAEAA; from the coding sequence ATGCCCGATCGGCTCGAATTGAGCGGCATCACCAAACGGTTTCCTGGCGTCCTCGCCAATGACAACGTGTCGTTCAGCGTCAAGCCCGGCGAAATTCACGCGCTGCTCGGCGAAAACGGTGCGGGCAAATCCACCCTCGTCAAGATGATCTACGGCATCATGCAGCCCGATGCCGGCGAAATCCGTTGGAACGGCGCTCCGGTTGTCGTGCCTAACCCCAAGGCCGCGCGCAAGCTGGGCATCGGCATGGTGTTCCAACATTTTTCGCTGTTCGAGGCGCTGACGGTGCTCGAAAACATTGCGCTCGGCATGGACAGCAAGATCCCGTCGCGCGAGCTTGAGGCGCGCGTTTGCGCCGTGATGAACCAATACGGCTTGGCTCTCGATCCGCACCGCACCGTGGCAACGCTGTCGGTTGGTGAGCGGCAGCGCATCGAGATCGTGCGCGCGCTGCTGCTCGAGCCGCAGCTCCTGATCATGGACGAGCCGACTTCGGTGCTGACGCCGCAGGAAGTCGTGCAACTCTTTACCGTTCTGCGCAAGCTCGCCGCCGAGGGCTGCTCGATCCTCTATATTTCCCACAAGCTCCACGAGATCAAAGCGCTCTGCGACACGGCGACCATCCTGCGCGGCGGCAAGCTGGTCGACACTTGCGATCCCAAGCAGGAAACATCGCGCTCCATGGCCGAGAAGATGATCGGCACGGGGCTCAAGGACATCGTCAAGGCTGAAGGCCGCGCGTTCGGCCCGCCCAAGCTCGTGGTCAGCCAGCTTTCGACGGTCAAGGCCGGGCATTTCGACGTGCCGGTCGATGGCGTGAGTTTCACCGTCAGAGCCGGTGAAATCCTCGGTATTGCCGGTGTTGCCGGCAATGGCCAGAACGCCTTGCTCGACGCCCTCTCCGGTGAAATCCGCGGCGACGATCGCGAAGCGATCACCATCGATGGGCTTGGCATCGGCATGATGGACACGACAGAACGCCGCCGCAACGGGCTCTGCGCCGTGCCCGAAGAGCGCAATGGCCATGCGGCCGTGGGCGAGTTTTCGCTGTCCGACAATTCGGTGCTCACCGCCCGCGACCGGCTCGGCATGGTGGTGATGGGCCTGATCAATTCGGGTGCCGCAAAAACCTATACGGGCAAGGTCATCGCCGACTTTGCCGTCAAGGCCCTGGGGCCGGCTTCGATGGCAGGGTCGCTGTCGGGCGGCAATCTCCAGAAATACATCATGGGCCGCGAAATCCTGCAAAAGCCTTCGGTCCTGGTGGTCAGCCAGCCGACCTGGGGCGTCGATGCCGGCGCCGCGGCCGCCATCCACCAGGCGCTGGTCGATCTTGCGGCCGCCGGCTCGGCCATCGTCGTCATCTCGCAGGACCTCGACGAATTGCGCGCTTTGAGCGACACGCTGGCGGTGATCAATATGGGCCGGTTGAGCCCGGCGCGGCCGGTCAAGGATGTGAGCGTGGAAGAAATCGGCCTGCTGATGGGCGGCGTGCATGGAGCGGAAGCGGCATGA
- a CDS encoding ABC transporter permease has protein sequence MMQFRLEKRREPSQLMVYATPVAAVLLTMVVGAIIFSLIGYNGVGAVREIFLTPLTNAYKWQDLGIKAAPLIIIGVGLSIAYRANVWNIGAEGQYVMGGLAATGVALATYGMTGWWILPLMLIAGVLGGVAYAAIPALLKTRLNVNEILTSLMLTYASVQLIYYLIRAPWKDPMGMGFPQTRLFSEAARLPTIIPGTIVHLGVPIAILVGLVAWFVMTRTIFGYRMRVVGAAPHAARYGGFSQNKTIWMAMLVSGGLAGLAGMLEVAGPFQRMVPGFPTNYGFTAIIVAFLGRLNPLGVIFAGIVLAITFVGGEVAQTTIGLPNAATGIFQAMMLFFLLAGDILINYRLRRVVPQTSAGAA, from the coding sequence ATGATGCAGTTCCGCCTCGAAAAGCGCCGCGAACCTTCGCAGTTGATGGTCTATGCCACGCCCGTCGCCGCGGTGCTCCTCACCATGGTGGTCGGCGCCATCATCTTTTCGCTGATCGGCTATAACGGCGTCGGCGCCGTGCGCGAAATCTTCCTGACCCCGCTGACCAATGCCTACAAGTGGCAGGATCTGGGCATCAAGGCCGCGCCGCTGATCATCATCGGCGTCGGGCTCTCGATTGCCTACCGCGCCAATGTCTGGAACATCGGTGCCGAGGGGCAATATGTGATGGGTGGTCTGGCGGCCACCGGCGTCGCCCTTGCCACCTATGGCATGACCGGCTGGTGGATCCTGCCGCTGATGCTGATCGCGGGCGTCCTGGGCGGCGTTGCCTATGCCGCCATTCCGGCGCTGCTCAAGACGCGCCTCAACGTCAACGAAATCCTGACCTCGCTGATGCTGACCTATGCCTCGGTGCAGCTGATCTATTATCTGATCCGCGCGCCCTGGAAGGACCCGATGGGCATGGGTTTTCCGCAGACGCGACTGTTTTCCGAAGCGGCGCGGCTGCCCACCATTATTCCGGGCACCATCGTGCATCTGGGCGTGCCGATCGCCATCCTGGTTGGGCTGGTTGCCTGGTTCGTCATGACCCGCACCATCTTCGGCTATCGCATGCGCGTTGTCGGTGCCGCGCCGCACGCCGCGCGCTACGGCGGGTTTTCGCAGAACAAGACCATATGGATGGCGATGCTGGTCAGCGGTGGCCTGGCGGGGCTCGCCGGCATGCTCGAAGTGGCCGGGCCGTTCCAGCGCATGGTGCCGGGCTTTCCCACCAATTATGGTTTCACCGCCATCATCGTGGCCTTTCTCGGCCGCCTCAACCCGCTCGGCGTGATCTTTGCCGGCATCGTTTTGGCCATCACCTTTGTTGGCGGCGAGGTGGCGCAAACCACGATAGGCCTGCCCAATGCCGCGACCGGCATTTTCCAGGCAATGATGCTGTTCTTCCTGCTCGCGGGAGACATCCTCATCAATTACAGGCTGCGCCGCGTCGTGCCGCAGACTTCGGCGGGGGCTGCATAG
- a CDS encoding ABC transporter permease, translating into MDITLAILVTVVGASTPILIAALGELVVERSGVLNLGVEGMMLIGAIAGFVVQFHTGNPYLALLCGALAGTAASLIFGFLTLSLSANQTATGLALTIFGTGFSALAGSSYSARPITLMQPLFPAELATHSIARVVFGYSFPVYFSFFMVAATWYFLHRTRSGLILRAVGENDQSAHSIGYSVIGVRYLAVMFGGAMAGIAGACFPLLLTPQWAERMTAGRGWIAVALVVFASWKPLRLLAGAYLFGLVMTMELYAKAGGGPLSIIPSELWAALPYLATIAVLVLISIRRDATTNAPACLGKPFLPSN; encoded by the coding sequence ATGGACATCACCCTTGCCATTCTGGTGACCGTTGTCGGCGCCTCGACCCCGATCCTGATCGCTGCTCTGGGCGAGCTCGTGGTGGAGCGCTCCGGCGTCCTCAACCTCGGCGTCGAAGGCATGATGCTGATCGGCGCCATTGCCGGCTTCGTCGTGCAGTTTCACACCGGCAACCCGTACCTGGCGCTGCTCTGCGGCGCGCTGGCGGGCACCGCCGCGTCGCTGATCTTCGGGTTTCTTACGCTGTCGCTTTCGGCCAACCAGACGGCGACCGGACTTGCGCTCACCATCTTCGGAACCGGTTTTTCCGCGCTGGCGGGCTCGTCCTATTCGGCGCGGCCGATCACGCTGATGCAGCCTCTCTTTCCCGCCGAACTCGCCACTCACTCCATAGCCCGGGTGGTCTTTGGCTATTCCTTCCCGGTTTATTTCTCCTTCTTCATGGTCGCGGCGACCTGGTACTTCCTCCACCGCACCCGGTCCGGGCTGATCTTGCGGGCGGTAGGCGAGAACGACCAGTCGGCCCATTCCATCGGCTATTCGGTGATCGGCGTGCGGTATCTCGCCGTGATGTTCGGCGGCGCCATGGCCGGCATTGCCGGGGCGTGCTTTCCATTGCTGCTCACCCCGCAATGGGCCGAACGGATGACCGCGGGACGCGGCTGGATCGCCGTGGCGCTCGTGGTGTTCGCCTCGTGGAAGCCGCTGCGCCTGCTTGCCGGCGCCTATCTCTTCGGCCTCGTCATGACCATGGAGCTTTATGCCAAAGCCGGCGGCGGGCCGCTCAGCATCATCCCATCCGAGCTCTGGGCCGCCTTGCCCTACCTCGCCACCATCGCCGTGCTCGTGCTGATTTCGATCCGGCGCGACGCGACCACCAATGCACCGGCCTGCCTCGGCAAGCCGTTCTTGCCCAGCAATTGA
- a CDS encoding BMP family ABC transporter substrate-binding protein, with protein sequence MTISRRNFVRVGGAALALPLLGKGVFAQAEKLKIGFIYVGTINDNGYNYAHNQGRIFVEEALGDAVETVYVENVPEGPDCERVLRELAQQGCKLIFATSFGFGDSVVKVASQFPDVAFEHATGYMSGPNIGLYNARFYEGRAVCGTIAGHMSQTGKAGYIGSFPIPEVIMGINALALSGRRVNPDFTVKPVYISTWNDPAKEADAARAMIDQGIDIVAQHTDGPAALQVAAERGIVGGFGQGADMSEFAPETQLTAIIDHWGPHYLASAQAVIDGTWEPGNTWEGLKEDVVQMGPYNDKVPADVVADAEKVRLGQIDGSFHIFTGPINDNTGTERVAAGVVMTDAELLGMDWYVEGVEQPA encoded by the coding sequence ATGACTATTTCACGTCGTAATTTCGTCAGGGTCGGTGGGGCCGCCCTGGCTCTGCCGCTGCTCGGTAAGGGCGTTTTCGCGCAGGCGGAAAAGCTCAAGATCGGCTTCATCTATGTCGGCACGATCAACGACAACGGCTACAACTATGCCCACAACCAGGGCCGCATTTTCGTTGAGGAAGCGCTCGGCGACGCCGTCGAGACCGTCTATGTCGAAAACGTTCCGGAAGGCCCGGACTGCGAACGCGTGCTGCGCGAACTGGCCCAGCAGGGCTGCAAGCTGATCTTTGCAACCAGCTTCGGCTTCGGCGACTCGGTGGTCAAGGTTGCCTCCCAGTTCCCCGACGTCGCCTTCGAACACGCCACCGGCTATATGAGCGGGCCCAATATCGGCCTTTACAACGCGCGCTTCTATGAAGGCCGCGCGGTCTGCGGCACCATTGCCGGCCATATGTCCCAGACCGGCAAGGCCGGCTACATCGGCTCGTTCCCGATCCCTGAAGTGATCATGGGCATCAATGCGCTGGCGCTGAGCGGCCGCCGCGTCAACCCCGACTTCACCGTCAAGCCGGTCTATATCTCGACCTGGAACGACCCGGCCAAGGAAGCAGACGCTGCCCGCGCCATGATCGACCAGGGCATCGACATCGTTGCCCAGCACACCGACGGCCCCGCTGCGCTGCAGGTTGCAGCCGAGCGCGGCATCGTCGGCGGTTTCGGCCAGGGTGCCGACATGAGCGAGTTTGCTCCCGAAACCCAGCTCACCGCCATCATCGACCACTGGGGTCCCCACTACCTGGCCTCGGCCCAGGCCGTGATCGACGGCACCTGGGAGCCGGGCAATACCTGGGAAGGCCTCAAGGAAGACGTTGTCCAGATGGGCCCCTACAATGATAAGGTCCCCGCCGATGTCGTCGCCGACGCCGAAAAGGTTCGCCTCGGCCAGATCGATGGCTCGTTCCACATCTTCACCGGCCCGATCAACGACAATACGGGCACCGAACGCGTCGCTGCCGGCGTGGTCATGACCGATGCCGAGCTCCTCGGCATGGACTGGTATGTCGAAGGCGTCGAACAGCCGGCTTGA
- a CDS encoding urate hydroxylase PuuD, translating to MGDLAIFYEWAMFAVRWLHVVTAIAWIGSSFYFIALDLGLRKTPSLPPLAHGEEWQVHGGGFYHIQKYLVAPEFLPEHLTWFKWESYWTWLSGFMLMVLIYYVGADIYLIDRNVLDVPNWAAILISMGSIVLGFVVYNRLCKSPLGNSQNGLMVVLFVILTAMAWGYTQLFTGRAAMLHMGAFTASIMAANVAMIIIPNQKIVVADLKAGRVPDAKYGKIAKQRSLHNNYLTLPVIFFMLSSHYPLAFATQWNWIIASLIFLVGVVIRHYFNTRHARKGNPHWTWAAAAVIMLVIAWLSTSPKLPGADTPDLASATGERFMAATHFAEASLTVQTRCAMCHTAEPVWDGVYQAPKNVILDNDVAIANHAPQIAMQAGWSHAMPPGNVTEMTDAERALLVEWYREGSAL from the coding sequence ATGGGCGATCTGGCAATCTTCTACGAATGGGCGATGTTTGCCGTGCGCTGGCTGCACGTGGTGACCGCCATTGCCTGGATCGGCTCGTCCTTTTATTTCATCGCGCTCGACCTTGGCCTGCGCAAGACACCGAGCTTGCCGCCTTTGGCGCATGGCGAAGAGTGGCAGGTGCATGGCGGCGGCTTTTACCACATCCAGAAATATCTGGTGGCGCCCGAATTTCTGCCCGAGCATCTGACCTGGTTCAAATGGGAAAGCTACTGGACCTGGCTTTCCGGCTTCATGCTGATGGTGCTGATCTATTATGTCGGCGCCGACATCTACCTCATCGACCGCAATGTGCTGGACGTGCCCAATTGGGCCGCGATCCTGATCTCGATGGGCTCGATCGTCCTTGGTTTCGTCGTCTACAACCGTCTTTGCAAGTCGCCGCTGGGCAATTCGCAGAACGGGCTGATGGTTGTCCTGTTCGTGATCCTTACCGCAATGGCCTGGGGCTATACGCAGCTCTTCACCGGCCGCGCGGCGATGCTCCATATGGGCGCCTTCACCGCCTCGATCATGGCTGCCAATGTCGCCATGATCATCATCCCCAACCAGAAGATCGTCGTCGCCGACCTCAAGGCCGGGCGGGTGCCGGACGCCAAATATGGCAAGATCGCCAAGCAGCGCTCGCTCCACAACAACTACCTGACGCTGCCCGTCATCTTCTTCATGCTTTCGTCGCACTATCCGCTGGCCTTCGCCACGCAGTGGAACTGGATCATTGCGTCGCTGATCTTCCTGGTCGGCGTCGTCATCCGCCACTATTTCAACACCCGCCACGCGCGGAAGGGCAATCCGCATTGGACCTGGGCCGCTGCTGCCGTCATCATGCTGGTGATCGCCTGGCTTTCGACTTCGCCCAAACTGCCCGGCGCAGACACGCCCGACCTGGCCAGTGCCACCGGCGAGCGCTTCATGGCCGCAACCCATTTTGCCGAGGCGAGCCTCACGGTGCAGACGCGCTGCGCCATGTGCCACACGGCCGAACCGGTTTGGGATGGCGTCTACCAGGCGCCCAAGAATGTCATCCTCGACAATGACGTAGCGATCGCCAACCATGCTCCGCAGATCGCCATGCAGGCCGGGTGGAGCCATGCCATGCCCCCCGGCAATGTCACCGAGATGACCGATGCGGAACGGGCGCTTTTGGTTGAGTGGTATCGCGAAGGCTCGGCTTTATGA
- the guaD gene encoding guanine deaminase, with translation MSRTILRGRVLSFHRAPEGLEDAASYLYLEDGAVSIEDGKVVAVGDFAAAERQGAEIIDHRPHLILPGFIDLHVHYVQSQMMAAYAGSLLEWLNTYTFIEEQKFSQQGHADAVAVDFYDALIRHGTTTAVAYCSSHPRSVDAFFAEAQRRNMLMIGGKVMMDRNAPEGLCDTAQSSYDDSKALLGKWHGVGRGLYAISPRFAITSTPAQMEAAQALVAEHKQAYVQTHLSENDAEISYSMELYPGSADYTGIYEDFGLLGPKTLLGHCIHLNHRETGVLADTGAVAVFCPTSNLFLGSGLFDRERLIKHGVRTGIATDIGGGTSVSMLRTLDEGYKVLQLRGQRLNPFASFHMATRGNAQALGLQETIGSIAPGCAADLIVLDAYATPTMRMRQPTVSSLAEELFVLQTLGDDRSVVEVYVAGARAKSTLGGL, from the coding sequence ATGAGCCGGACGATCCTGCGCGGCCGGGTGCTGAGCTTTCACCGCGCGCCCGAAGGCCTCGAAGACGCAGCCAGTTACCTTTATCTCGAAGACGGAGCGGTCAGCATCGAGGATGGCAAGGTCGTGGCGGTCGGCGACTTTGCCGCCGCCGAGCGTCAGGGCGCCGAGATTATCGACCACAGGCCGCACCTGATCCTGCCGGGTTTCATCGATCTCCACGTGCACTATGTGCAGTCGCAGATGATGGCCGCCTATGCCGGTTCGCTGCTCGAATGGCTCAACACCTATACCTTCATCGAAGAGCAGAAGTTTTCCCAGCAGGGCCATGCCGATGCGGTCGCTGTCGACTTCTACGATGCGCTGATCCGCCATGGCACGACCACGGCGGTCGCCTATTGCTCGAGCCATCCGCGCTCGGTCGACGCCTTCTTTGCCGAAGCGCAGCGGCGCAACATGCTGATGATCGGCGGCAAGGTGATGATGGATCGCAATGCGCCCGAAGGGCTCTGCGATACCGCGCAATCGAGCTACGATGACAGCAAGGCGCTGCTGGGAAAATGGCACGGCGTCGGCCGCGGGCTTTACGCGATCTCGCCCCGCTTCGCCATCACCTCCACCCCCGCGCAGATGGAAGCGGCGCAGGCTCTGGTGGCCGAGCATAAGCAAGCCTATGTGCAGACACACCTCAGCGAAAACGACGCCGAGATCTCCTATTCCATGGAGCTTTACCCCGGCTCCGCCGACTATACCGGCATCTACGAGGATTTTGGCCTGCTCGGCCCCAAGACATTGCTGGGGCACTGCATTCACCTCAATCACCGCGAGACCGGCGTTCTGGCCGACACCGGCGCTGTCGCCGTTTTCTGCCCGACCTCCAATCTCTTCTTGGGCTCGGGCCTTTTTGACCGCGAGCGGCTGATCAAGCATGGCGTCCGCACCGGCATTGCCACCGATATCGGGGGCGGCACCAGCGTTTCCATGCTGCGCACGCTCGACGAGGGCTACAAGGTGCTGCAGTTGCGGGGCCAGCGGCTCAATCCTTTCGCGTCCTTCCACATGGCGACGCGCGGCAATGCCCAGGCGCTCGGGCTCCAAGAGACCATCGGTTCGATCGCTCCGGGATGCGCCGCCGATCTCATCGTCCTCGATGCTTATGCGACACCCACCATGCGCATGCGGCAGCCGACGGTATCGAGCCTTGCCGAAGAGCTGTTCGTGCTGCAAACGCTGGGCGACGACCGCTCCGTTGTCGAAGTCTATGTGGCTGGCGCAAGGGCGAAGTCCACTTTAGGCGGGTTGTGA
- a CDS encoding malate synthase G: MLRQSMTSYVTKSGLSVHPMLVDFVEREALPGLKITAEQFWSGFAAMLAEHVPTNARLLAKRDELQGKIDDWHRRYGPVSSNPQGYEFFLRDIGYLVNEPADFTIETLGLDPEISSLCGPQLVVPVSNARYALNAANARWGSLYDAHYGTDVISRDGDLAPGQGYNAARGAAVVARAAQFLDEAFPLAAGSHKDVTGYHVVKNGETRMLAVDTQAGRTGLRDPSAFVGYGGTEENGEIVLRHNGLHAILVIAPKTPIGAAHAAGLSDVIVEAALTTIQDCEDSVAAVDAEDKVGVYRNWLGLMNGSLQDTFEKGGKSVTRTLKDDRSYKDVDGEPLTLKGRSLLLVRNVGHLMTTDAVLLDGKPVGEGLMDAALTALCALHDKGNNSRTGAIYVVKPKMHGPEEVAFACAIFSSVEKILDLAPNTIKIGIMDEERRTSANLKAAIYEARARVFFINTGFLDRTGDEIHTSMEAGAVLRKDEIKGERWISSYEDRNVLIGLQCGFSGKAQIGKGMWARPDDMAAMMDAKIGHPNSGANTAWVPSPTAATLHALHYHQVDVFEAQKRRHNQPLPPLSDLFSMPVQVPYSLSREEITRELENNAQGILGYVVRWVQQGVGCSKVPDINNVGLMEDRATCRISSQAVANWLRHGLVSRDEVTSVFERMAAVVDDQNASDPIYRPMAENYQSVAFQAALDLALHGADQPSGYTEPLLHAARRKVKAREAGKLAQ, from the coding sequence ATATTGAGGCAATCCATGACCAGCTACGTGACGAAATCCGGCCTTTCCGTGCACCCGATGCTGGTGGATTTTGTCGAACGCGAAGCGCTGCCGGGCCTCAAGATCACCGCTGAGCAGTTCTGGTCTGGCTTTGCCGCCATGCTGGCCGAACACGTCCCGACCAATGCCCGTCTCCTGGCGAAGCGCGACGAGCTTCAGGGCAAGATCGACGACTGGCACCGCCGCTATGGTCCGGTCAGCAGCAATCCGCAGGGCTACGAATTCTTCCTGCGCGACATCGGCTACCTGGTCAACGAACCGGCTGATTTCACGATCGAGACGCTTGGCCTCGATCCCGAAATCTCGAGCCTTTGCGGTCCGCAGCTGGTCGTGCCGGTCAGCAATGCCCGCTATGCCCTCAACGCTGCGAATGCGCGCTGGGGTTCGCTTTACGACGCACACTACGGCACTGATGTGATCAGCCGCGACGGCGATCTGGCGCCGGGGCAGGGCTATAATGCCGCCCGCGGCGCAGCGGTTGTCGCCCGCGCTGCCCAGTTCCTCGACGAGGCCTTTCCGCTCGCCGCCGGCAGCCACAAGGACGTCACCGGCTATCACGTGGTCAAGAACGGCGAGACGCGCATGCTCGCCGTCGACACGCAAGCAGGCCGCACCGGTCTCCGCGACCCGTCGGCCTTTGTCGGCTATGGCGGGACCGAAGAGAATGGCGAGATCGTCCTTCGCCACAATGGCCTTCACGCCATTCTCGTCATTGCACCCAAAACACCGATCGGGGCGGCACATGCTGCGGGCCTTTCCGACGTGATCGTCGAGGCGGCGCTGACCACGATCCAGGATTGCGAGGACTCGGTCGCGGCCGTCGATGCCGAGGACAAGGTCGGCGTTTATCGCAACTGGCTGGGCCTCATGAATGGCTCGCTCCAAGACACGTTCGAAAAGGGGGGCAAGAGCGTCACCCGCACGCTCAAGGATGATCGCAGCTATAAGGATGTCGACGGCGAGCCGCTGACGCTCAAGGGCCGCTCACTGCTCCTTGTGCGCAATGTGGGGCACCTGATGACCACTGACGCCGTGCTGCTTGATGGCAAGCCGGTCGGCGAAGGGCTGATGGACGCGGCGCTCACCGCCCTCTGCGCCCTCCACGACAAGGGCAACAATTCGCGCACGGGCGCCATCTATGTGGTCAAGCCCAAGATGCATGGGCCGGAAGAAGTCGCCTTCGCCTGCGCCATCTTCAGCTCGGTCGAAAAAATCCTCGATCTTGCGCCCAACACCATCAAGATCGGCATCATGGACGAGGAGCGCCGCACCTCGGCTAACCTCAAGGCCGCGATCTACGAGGCGCGCGCCCGCGTTTTCTTTATCAATACCGGCTTTCTCGACCGCACCGGCGACGAAATCCATACCTCTATGGAAGCCGGCGCCGTGCTGCGCAAGGACGAGATCAAGGGCGAACGCTGGATCAGCTCCTACGAAGATCGCAACGTCCTGATCGGCCTACAATGCGGCTTTTCCGGCAAGGCGCAGATCGGCAAGGGCATGTGGGCACGGCCCGACGATATGGCGGCGATGATGGACGCCAAGATCGGCCATCCCAATTCCGGCGCCAACACCGCCTGGGTGCCATCACCGACCGCCGCGACGCTCCATGCTTTGCACTACCATCAGGTCGACGTCTTCGAAGCGCAAAAGCGCCGCCACAACCAGCCGCTGCCGCCGCTTTCCGACCTCTTCTCCATGCCCGTGCAGGTGCCCTATTCGCTCAGCCGCGAGGAGATCACGCGCGAGCTTGAGAATAATGCACAGGGCATTCTGGGCTATGTGGTGCGCTGGGTGCAGCAGGGCGTCGGCTGTTCCAAGGTGCCGGACATCAACAATGTCGGCCTGATGGAAGACCGCGCCACCTGCCGCATTTCCTCGCAGGCGGTCGCCAACTGGCTGCGCCATGGCCTCGTCAGCCGCGACGAGGTGACCTCGGTCTTCGAGCGCATGGCCGCCGTGGTCGACGACCAGAATGCAAGCGATCCGATCTACCGTCCGATGGCCGAAAACTACCAGTCGGTTGCTTTCCAGGCCGCACTCGACCTCGCCCTCCACGGCGCCGACCAGCCCAGCGGCTACACCGAACCGCTGCTGCATGCCGCCCGGCGTAAGGTCAAGGCAAGGGAAGCGGGAAAGCTGGCGCAATAG
- a CDS encoding CocE/NonD family hydrolase: MSLSSLYLAWLEDLPPRLNRVRKTRGISLAMADGVVLKTDHYAPKVAGPHPTILMRLPYGRRGFGPIAEAYAERGFHVIIQACRGTERSGGEFDPFANERADGLATLDWIKAQPWFDGRIGLTGPSYLGYAQWAISDALPPVSALAVKVTTADFRPVVFPSGAFHLNLWLSWLQVIDGLRNRPLATAARMFSGDIERRTERAAKTLPLLEADKVVAGHKVPFWRHWFGNAIGSDTFWTELDHRHRLNPTTPPVHFISGWYDFMVDPLLADYQRLVELGHRPYLTIGTWFHIAEELQRDNLLETIVWMRAKLMGDESGLREKPVRLHVSGRNEWHEFDRYPPGGGKAQSWRIGPDRALTKGDDVSAGSDRYRYDPGDPTPNLGGAIFAFTGAGAVDNAPLEARKDVVTFSSSVLTEEVTMIGQAKVTLRARAALPHADFFVRLSDVGADGISRNICDGFVRLTPETPVDAGGCWTVNLPLHAMAHSFLPGHRLRLLIASGAHPRYARNLGTDEPINTATAMVANEVEVLHEGLELVLPTYRLD, encoded by the coding sequence ATGAGCCTTTCCTCGCTCTATCTCGCCTGGCTCGAAGACCTCCCGCCGCGGCTCAATAGGGTGCGCAAGACGCGCGGCATAAGCCTTGCCATGGCCGACGGCGTGGTGCTGAAAACCGACCATTATGCGCCTAAGGTCGCGGGGCCGCATCCGACCATCCTGATGCGTCTGCCCTATGGACGGCGCGGTTTCGGTCCGATCGCCGAAGCCTATGCCGAACGCGGTTTTCACGTCATCATCCAGGCCTGCCGTGGCACCGAGCGTTCTGGCGGTGAATTCGACCCCTTTGCCAACGAGCGTGCGGATGGGCTGGCGACACTGGACTGGATCAAGGCGCAGCCCTGGTTCGATGGCCGCATCGGTCTCACCGGCCCGAGCTATCTCGGCTATGCGCAATGGGCAATTTCGGATGCCCTTCCCCCGGTGTCGGCGCTGGCGGTAAAGGTCACAACCGCCGATTTCCGGCCGGTGGTCTTTCCCTCCGGCGCCTTTCACCTCAATCTTTGGCTGTCGTGGCTGCAGGTCATCGATGGCCTGCGCAACCGTCCACTGGCAACGGCCGCCCGCATGTTTTCCGGCGATATCGAGCGGCGCACCGAACGCGCGGCGAAAACACTGCCGCTGCTCGAAGCGGACAAGGTGGTGGCCGGGCACAAGGTACCGTTCTGGCGGCACTGGTTCGGCAATGCCATCGGCAGCGATACGTTCTGGACGGAGCTCGACCACCGCCATCGGCTTAACCCAACGACCCCGCCGGTGCATTTCATCTCCGGCTGGTACGACTTCATGGTCGATCCGCTTCTGGCCGACTACCAGCGCCTGGTCGAGCTCGGCCACCGGCCCTATCTCACCATCGGCACCTGGTTCCACATCGCCGAGGAGCTGCAGCGGGACAATCTGCTCGAAACCATTGTCTGGATGCGTGCCAAGCTGATGGGCGACGAGAGCGGCCTGCGCGAAAAGCCGGTGCGGCTCCATGTTTCCGGGCGCAATGAGTGGCATGAATTCGACCGCTACCCGCCTGGAGGCGGCAAGGCGCAAAGCTGGCGCATCGGCCCGGATCGGGCGTTGACTAAGGGGGATGACGTCAGCGCCGGCAGCGACCGGTATCGCTATGACCCCGGGGACCCGACGCCCAACCTGGGCGGCGCCATCTTTGCCTTTACCGGCGCCGGGGCGGTCGACAATGCGCCGCTCGAAGCGCGCAAGGATGTGGTGACCTTCAGCAGTTCCGTGCTGACGGAAGAAGTAACCATGATCGGTCAGGCCAAGGTCACCCTGCGGGCTAGGGCCGCATTGCCGCATGCCGATTTCTTTGTGCGGCTCTCGGATGTTGGGGCGGACGGCATATCGCGAAATATCTGCGATGGCTTTGTTCGCTTGACGCCGGAAACGCCGGTCGATGCCGGCGGCTGCTGGACCGTGAACCTGCCTCTTCACGCCATGGCGCACAGTTTCCTTCCCGGCCACCGCCTACGCCTGCTGATCGCCTCCGGCGCGCATCCACGCTACGCGCGCAATCTCGGCACCGACGAGCCGATCAATACGGCAACGGCGATGGTGGCTAATGAGGTCGAGGTTTTGCACGAGGGGCTGGAGCTGGTGCTGCCAACGTATCGGCTGGATTAG